In Candidatus Binatia bacterium, the genomic stretch GATGAAATCCCAACCCCGTTATAGCAGAGAAGAGTTTGCCCGCCGCGGCGATGAGATATATGAACGTCTGCTTCGTTCCACTTTGCAAGGTGAAAACGAGGCCAAATTCGTAGCCATCGACATCGAAACCGGAGCGTACGAGGTAGGTGCGGATGAACTCGCTGCTTCTGACCGCTTGCTCGCCCGAGTCCCGAACGCCCAGATATGGCTGCGGCGGATCGGAGCGCGTTTTGCGCATCGCTTCGGATTTCACCGGCAGTCGCCGCCGGAATGATTAGCGGGCTGGTCACGGGCGACGGCCAGGCTGTTATTCACCTGACAGTGCGCGGTCCTACCGGGCAAGAGCAAGATATCGAAGCGGTCATTGACACAGGTTTCGACGGGTGGCTCAGTTTGCCGTCTTCAATCATCGCTTCTCTGAACCTGGTTTGGCGACAGCGTGGCCGTGCAATCTTAGCGGACGGCAGCGAGAACGTTTTTGATATATACGAGGGAGCCGTGTTTTGGGACGGGCAGGCTCGTCGCATCCCTGTACACGAGGCCGAAACCACGCCCTTAGTTGGCATGTCGCTGCTTCAGGGTTACGAGTTGAATGTCCAAATCGAACCTGGCGGGAAGGTCACCATAAGGGCCAGACCCTAGCGAAAATTTTGTTAACTCGCCGTTCAAACTGCCCGTAGCATCAGGCTTCGCGGCTTAGCGGCATCACGTTATTCATAGACCGTGCAGATCGACATCGAGTTCAATTCCGGCGCGCAGTTGCCGATGGATGCGATTCCGGAGCTCGCCCGGTTGGCGGAGGCGAATGGGTTCGCCTGCGCGTGGGGAGGTGAAGCGAACAACAAAGATCCGACGGTGATGCTGTCGGCGATCGCAGCGGCTACGAAACGCCTGAAAGTCGGCTCTGCCGTCTATCACATTCTCGGGCGGACGCCGGCGACGCTCGCTCTGCAAGCAGTCGGACTCGATGAATTATCGCAAGGGCGGTTTCTTCTCGGCATCGGCGTGTCCAATCCAACGATCGCCAAGTGGCACGGGCTTCCGTCCGACCGGCCGCTCGGACGGATCAAAGAATATCTGGACATCGTTCGCCGGGCGATGAGCGGAGAAAAATTGAATTTCTCCGGCGAATTTTATTCCGCCTCCGGCTTTAAGTTGGCGTTCAAGCCCTCGGGCAGAAAAATTCCGGTTTATCTCGCCGCCTTTGGCCCCAAGATGACGCGCCTTGCCGGCATGTTGACCGACGGCGTCTTGATCAACATGGCCAATCCG encodes the following:
- a CDS encoding clan AA aspartic protease, whose amino-acid sequence is MISGLVTGDGQAVIHLTVRGPTGQEQDIEAVIDTGFDGWLSLPSSIIASLNLVWRQRGRAILADGSENVFDIYEGAVFWDGQARRIPVHEAETTPLVGMSLLQGYELNVQIEPGGKVTIRARP
- a CDS encoding LLM class flavin-dependent oxidoreductase translates to MQIDIEFNSGAQLPMDAIPELARLAEANGFACAWGGEANNKDPTVMLSAIAAATKRLKVGSAVYHILGRTPATLALQAVGLDELSQGRFLLGIGVSNPTIAKWHGLPSDRPLGRIKEYLDIVRRAMSGEKLNFSGEFYSASGFKLAFKPSGRKIPVYLAAFGPKMTRLAGMLTDGVLINMANPTEIRRIADQARAGATEAGKNPDALEIICKIRCSVAHDRSEAREALSHALTYYALADYYRDLLTRMGFGSEIEAMRAAWQSGGFHAARALITDRLFEGLPMAAVTSVEEIREKLKPYGAAGATRIILPYVAASKDVVGELKSFIAAWGKAAPKSR